A genomic stretch from Streptomyces sp. QL37 includes:
- a CDS encoding ABC transporter ATP-binding protein has translation MYQLKGVTKRYMRGKNPVDALAGVDLTIEDGGRLVIQGPTGGGKSTLLQMLGGLDRPTSGTIELDGVDLAGLPESRLTKVRAESIGFVFQSFNLIPTLTAQENVETALVPLGLGARARRERAAEALESVGLGDRPTHLPSEMSGGQQQRVAIARALVKRPKVLLADEPTGNLDESMRDEIMELLDGLWKEHGLTFVMVTHDSSLARKAPRVATIRKGKVTVTENATA, from the coding sequence GTGTACCAGCTCAAGGGCGTCACCAAGCGCTACATGCGCGGCAAGAATCCCGTCGACGCGCTCGCCGGCGTCGATCTGACCATCGAGGACGGCGGAAGGCTCGTCATCCAGGGCCCGACCGGCGGAGGCAAGTCCACCCTCCTCCAGATGCTCGGCGGGCTCGACCGGCCCACCTCCGGCACCATCGAGCTCGACGGTGTCGACCTGGCCGGGCTCCCCGAGTCCAGACTCACCAAGGTCCGGGCCGAGTCCATCGGATTCGTCTTCCAGAGCTTCAACCTGATCCCGACGCTCACCGCCCAGGAGAACGTCGAGACCGCCCTCGTCCCCCTCGGCCTCGGTGCGAGGGCCCGTCGCGAACGCGCCGCCGAAGCACTGGAGTCGGTGGGCCTCGGTGACCGGCCCACCCATCTGCCGAGCGAGATGTCCGGCGGGCAGCAGCAGCGCGTCGCGATCGCCCGCGCACTGGTGAAGCGGCCGAAGGTGCTGCTCGCCGACGAACCGACGGGCAACCTCGACGAGTCCATGCGCGACGAGATCATGGAGCTGCTCGACGGGCTCTGGAAGGAGCACGGACTGACCTTCGTGATGGTCACCCACGACAGCTCCCTGGCCCGCAAGGCGCCCCGGGTGGCGACCATCCGCAAGGGAAAGGTCACCGTGACGGAGAACGCCACGGCCTGA
- a CDS encoding acyl-CoA carboxylase subunit beta — protein MSEPQSDIHTTAGKIADLQRRIEEATHAGSARAVEKQHAKGKLTARERVDLLLDEGSFVELDEFARHRSTNFGIEKNRPYGDGVVTGYGTVDGRPVCVYSQDFTIFGGSLGEVYGEKIVKVMDFAMKTGCPVIGINDGGGARIQEGVAALGLFAEIFRRNVHASGVVPQISLIVGPCAGGAVYSPAITDFTVMVDQTSHMFITGPDVIKTVTGEDVGFEELGGARTHNTTSGVAHHMAGDEKDAIEYVKSLLSYLPSNNLSEAPAFPEEADLETTDEDRALDSLIPDSANQPYDMHTAIEHVLDDGEFLETQALFAPNILTGFGRVEGYPVGIVANQPMQFAGCLDINASEKAARFVRTCDAFNVPVLTFVDVPGFLPGVDQEYGGIIRRGAKLIYAYAEATVPLITVITRKAFGGAYDVMGSKHLGADLNLAWPTAQIAVMGAQGAVNILHRRTIAAVADPDERDATRAELMADYEDALLNPYVAAERGYVDAVIMPSDTRAHLVKGLRQLRTKRESLPPKKHGNIPL, from the coding sequence ATGTCCGAGCCGCAGAGCGACATCCACACCACCGCGGGCAAGATCGCGGACCTGCAGCGCCGTATCGAAGAGGCCACACACGCAGGTTCCGCCCGCGCAGTCGAAAAGCAGCACGCGAAGGGCAAGTTGACCGCCCGGGAGCGCGTCGATCTCCTGCTCGACGAAGGTTCCTTCGTGGAGCTGGACGAGTTCGCACGGCACCGGTCCACCAATTTCGGCATCGAGAAGAACCGCCCTTACGGGGACGGTGTCGTCACCGGCTACGGCACGGTCGACGGCCGTCCCGTCTGCGTGTACTCGCAGGACTTCACGATCTTCGGCGGCTCGCTCGGCGAGGTCTACGGCGAGAAGATCGTCAAGGTCATGGACTTCGCGATGAAGACCGGATGCCCGGTGATCGGCATCAACGACGGCGGCGGCGCCCGCATCCAGGAGGGTGTGGCCGCCCTCGGACTCTTCGCCGAGATCTTCCGCCGCAACGTCCACGCCTCGGGCGTCGTCCCGCAGATCTCCCTGATCGTCGGGCCGTGCGCGGGCGGCGCGGTCTACTCCCCCGCGATCACCGACTTCACGGTCATGGTCGACCAGACCTCGCACATGTTCATCACCGGGCCGGACGTCATCAAGACGGTCACGGGTGAGGACGTGGGCTTCGAGGAGCTGGGCGGCGCCCGCACGCACAACACCACGTCCGGCGTGGCCCACCACATGGCGGGCGACGAGAAGGACGCCATCGAGTACGTCAAGTCCCTGCTGTCCTACCTCCCGTCGAACAACCTCTCCGAGGCCCCGGCCTTCCCGGAGGAGGCCGATCTGGAGACCACGGACGAGGACCGCGCGCTCGACTCCCTCATCCCGGACTCGGCGAACCAGCCGTACGACATGCACACCGCCATCGAGCACGTGCTCGACGACGGCGAGTTCCTGGAGACGCAGGCACTGTTCGCGCCGAACATCCTCACCGGCTTCGGGCGCGTCGAGGGCTACCCGGTCGGCATCGTCGCCAACCAGCCGATGCAGTTCGCCGGCTGCCTGGACATCAACGCGAGCGAGAAGGCCGCCCGCTTCGTCCGCACGTGCGACGCGTTCAACGTGCCGGTCCTGACCTTCGTGGACGTCCCGGGCTTCCTGCCGGGAGTCGACCAGGAGTACGGCGGGATCATCCGGCGCGGCGCCAAGCTGATCTACGCGTACGCGGAGGCGACCGTCCCGCTGATCACGGTGATCACGCGCAAGGCGTTCGGCGGGGCCTACGACGTCATGGGCTCCAAGCACCTGGGCGCCGACCTGAACCTGGCCTGGCCGACCGCTCAGATCGCGGTGATGGGCGCGCAGGGGGCGGTGAACATCCTGCACCGCCGGACGATCGCGGCGGTTGCGGACCCCGACGAACGCGACGCCACCCGCGCCGAGCTGATGGCCGATTACGAGGACGCCCTCCTCAACCCGTACGTCGCGGCCGAGCGCGGCTACGTCGACGCGGTGATCATGCCGTCCGACACCCGGGCGCACCTGGTGAAGGGCCTGCGCCAGCTCCGCACGAAGCGCGAGTCGCTGCCGCCGAAGAAGCACGGCAACATCCCCCTCTGA
- a CDS encoding FtsX-like permease family protein: MFFTYLRRELRRRRKAALVVASGLALGIALVIIVSSVSSGMGKAQDKVLESLYGLGTDMTVTKAAAAPGSGGTERPRFNFDAQEDEDATQSTDRVMVQGFQTLASSTVGKVGDQEGVADAVGGLSLSVMKVDGQFKRGEFKQDESAGQGGPGGGQGGGGGQPQGRVEGGGASFDVNSFTVYGTDVTQQNLGPLTSSKITEGRTFKAAETDAEVAVVDSAYAEEKELAVDKTVTISGTKYTIIGVSTADSGDAAANVYIPLKQAQTVSDSEDKVTTVYVQAADSQQIDTVKAAIQKNISGTTVTTSADLADTVSGSLSTASDLASSVGKWLSIAVLIAAFLVAGLLTSSAVSRRVREFGTLKALGWKSGRVTRQVIGEALVNGLMGGVLGIAVGVAGAYAVTAVSPTLSAQLGSTGGGGGGGMGGGPMGGGGPGRQTASKTLDIALTAPVSLTTILVAVALAVAGGLIAGAFGGWRASRLRPADALRRVA; this comes from the coding sequence ATGTTCTTCACCTACCTCCGGCGCGAGCTGCGCCGCCGCAGAAAGGCGGCGCTCGTCGTCGCCTCGGGGCTCGCCCTCGGCATCGCGCTGGTCATCATCGTCAGTTCGGTCTCCTCGGGCATGGGCAAGGCCCAGGACAAGGTCCTCGAATCGCTGTACGGCCTGGGCACGGACATGACGGTGACCAAGGCCGCCGCCGCCCCGGGCTCCGGGGGCACCGAGCGGCCCAGGTTCAACTTCGACGCCCAGGAGGACGAGGACGCCACCCAGAGCACGGACCGCGTCATGGTCCAGGGCTTCCAGACGCTGGCCTCCAGCACCGTCGGCAAGGTCGGCGACCAGGAGGGGGTCGCGGACGCCGTCGGCGGGCTGAGCCTCTCGGTGATGAAGGTCGACGGCCAGTTCAAGCGCGGCGAGTTCAAGCAGGACGAGAGCGCGGGGCAGGGCGGACCCGGCGGTGGCCAGGGCGGTGGCGGTGGCCAGCCGCAGGGCCGGGTCGAGGGCGGCGGAGCATCCTTCGACGTCAACTCCTTCACCGTGTACGGCACGGACGTCACCCAGCAGAACCTCGGCCCGCTGACCTCCTCCAAGATCACCGAGGGCCGTACGTTCAAGGCCGCCGAGACCGACGCCGAGGTCGCGGTGGTCGACTCCGCCTACGCCGAGGAGAAGGAGCTCGCGGTCGACAAGACCGTCACCATCTCCGGCACGAAGTACACGATCATCGGCGTCTCCACCGCGGACAGCGGTGACGCGGCCGCCAACGTCTACATCCCGCTGAAGCAGGCACAGACCGTCTCCGACTCCGAGGACAAGGTCACCACGGTCTATGTCCAGGCCGCGGACTCGCAGCAGATCGACACCGTCAAGGCCGCCATCCAGAAGAACATCTCCGGTACGACGGTCACCACCTCCGCCGACCTCGCCGACACGGTGTCCGGCTCCCTCTCCACCGCCTCCGACCTGGCCTCAAGCGTCGGCAAGTGGCTCTCCATCGCGGTCCTGATCGCCGCCTTCCTCGTCGCGGGCCTGCTGACCTCCTCCGCGGTCAGCCGGCGCGTGCGGGAGTTCGGCACCCTCAAGGCCCTCGGCTGGAAGAGCGGGCGCGTCACCCGCCAGGTCATCGGCGAAGCCCTCGTCAACGGCCTGATGGGCGGAGTCCTCGGTATCGCCGTCGGCGTCGCGGGCGCCTACGCCGTGACCGCCGTCAGCCCCACCCTCAGCGCCCAGCTCGGCTCCACCGGCGGTGGCGGCGGTGGCGGCATGGGCGGCGGCCCGATGGGCGGCGGCGGCCCCGGCCGTCAGACCGCGTCCAAGACCCTGGACATCGCGCTGACCGCGCCCGTCTCCCTCACCACGATCCTCGTGGCCGTCGCCCTGGCGGTGGCGGGAGGACTGATCGCCGGGGCCTTCGGCGGCTGGCGCGCCTCCCGGCTGCGGCCGGCCGACGCGCTGCGCCGCGTCGCGTAG
- a CDS encoding GGDEF domain-containing protein, whose translation MGDDARLRAVVALAQTMAAAYTPRESWRAAAVGACEALAGSFAALSVWEREQGRLRVLVNAGERAEGEEEFPEAEAYPVHQFPEITEFLHERWAGGGEPDAWVETADGAPAAGAPARGARPYCHQRVAALRRRGRGCCVVAPIVLHGRAWGELYVARPAGAPVFDRDDADFATVLAAVVAAGIAQTERLEEVRKLAFTDPLTGLANRRAVDLRLDEAVDLHRTEGAVVSLVVCDLNGLKGVNDTHGHAVGDRLLERFGSVLSLCGAMLPGALAARLGGDEFCLLVVGPPADDVVRVSEELCARAVSLELGDGVACGVASTGDDIGPVPSARRLFRLADAAQYQAKAAHSRRPVVAGRDGEVIRLADSPPRSPHDRRRLRGNPPGGDGGGRG comes from the coding sequence ATGGGCGATGATGCGCGGCTGCGCGCCGTGGTTGCGCTGGCACAGACGATGGCGGCGGCCTACACCCCGCGCGAGTCCTGGCGCGCCGCGGCGGTGGGGGCGTGCGAGGCGCTGGCCGGAAGCTTCGCCGCCCTCTCCGTATGGGAGCGGGAGCAGGGCAGGCTGCGCGTGCTGGTCAACGCGGGGGAGCGTGCCGAGGGGGAGGAGGAGTTCCCCGAGGCCGAGGCCTACCCCGTGCACCAGTTCCCGGAGATCACCGAGTTCCTGCATGAGCGCTGGGCGGGCGGCGGGGAGCCCGACGCCTGGGTGGAGACCGCCGACGGCGCCCCGGCCGCCGGGGCGCCGGCCCGGGGCGCCCGCCCGTACTGCCACCAGCGGGTCGCCGCGCTGCGCCGGCGCGGGCGCGGCTGCTGTGTGGTGGCGCCGATCGTGCTGCACGGACGAGCCTGGGGGGAGCTGTACGTGGCCCGCCCGGCGGGGGCTCCGGTCTTCGACCGGGACGACGCGGACTTCGCGACCGTGCTGGCCGCCGTCGTCGCCGCCGGTATCGCGCAGACCGAGCGGCTGGAGGAGGTCCGCAAGCTGGCCTTCACGGACCCGCTGACCGGCCTCGCCAACCGCAGGGCCGTCGATCTCCGCCTGGACGAGGCAGTCGACCTGCACCGCACCGAGGGGGCTGTGGTCAGCCTGGTCGTGTGCGATCTGAACGGCCTCAAGGGGGTCAACGACACGCATGGCCACGCGGTCGGCGACCGCCTGCTGGAACGTTTCGGCTCAGTGCTCTCGCTCTGCGGCGCGATGCTCCCGGGCGCCCTCGCCGCGCGCCTGGGCGGGGACGAGTTCTGCCTGCTCGTCGTGGGTCCTCCGGCGGACGACGTGGTCCGCGTCTCCGAGGAGCTCTGCGCGCGGGCCGTCTCCCTGGAGCTGGGGGACGGGGTCGCCTGCGGGGTCGCGTCCACCGGTGACGACATCGGCCCGGTCCCGTCCGCGCGCCGGCTCTTCCGGCTGGCGGACGCCGCCCAGTACCAGGCGAAGGCCGCGCACTCCCGGCGGCCGGTGGTCGCCGGGCGCGACGGTGAAGTGATCCGGCTGGCCGACTCCCCGCCCAGGTCCCCCCACGACCGCCGCAGGCTCCGCGGCAATCCGCCCGGCGGCGATGGCGGCGGCCGCGGATGA
- a CDS encoding enoyl-CoA hydratase-related protein: MGVTSEQRFGEFVVVRRHEGRDHVAELVLDRPKAMNAVSTAMARSIAEACAALGADQGVRATVLTSSHDRAFCVGADLKERNSFTDAELVRQRPTARAAYTGVLELPMPVVAAVHGFALGGGFELALACDVIVADRTAVVGLPEVSVGVIPGGGGTQLLPRRVGAARAAELVFTARRVEAAEARELGLVDELVEAGRDREEALALGARIAANSPVGLRAAKRALRLGQGLDLRAGLEVEDAAWRSVAFSGDRAEGVAAFNEKRKPSWPGE, encoded by the coding sequence ATGGGTGTCACGTCGGAGCAGAGGTTCGGGGAGTTCGTCGTCGTACGGCGGCACGAGGGCCGGGACCACGTCGCGGAGCTGGTGCTCGACCGGCCCAAGGCGATGAACGCCGTGAGCACCGCGATGGCCCGGTCCATCGCCGAGGCGTGTGCCGCGCTGGGCGCCGATCAGGGGGTGCGGGCGACCGTGCTCACGTCCAGCCACGACCGGGCCTTCTGCGTGGGCGCGGACCTCAAGGAGCGGAACTCCTTCACCGACGCCGAGCTCGTGCGGCAGCGGCCCACGGCGCGGGCCGCCTACACCGGCGTGCTGGAGCTCCCGATGCCGGTTGTCGCCGCCGTGCACGGCTTCGCTCTCGGCGGTGGCTTCGAGCTCGCGCTGGCCTGCGACGTGATCGTGGCCGACCGCACGGCCGTGGTCGGTCTGCCCGAGGTGTCCGTCGGCGTCATCCCGGGCGGCGGCGGCACGCAGCTGCTGCCCCGGCGGGTCGGAGCGGCGCGCGCCGCCGAGCTGGTCTTCACCGCCCGGCGGGTCGAGGCCGCCGAGGCGCGTGAGCTGGGCCTGGTCGACGAGCTGGTCGAGGCCGGCCGGGACCGGGAGGAGGCGCTGGCGCTCGGCGCTCGGATCGCGGCGAACTCCCCGGTGGGGCTCCGGGCGGCCAAGCGGGCCCTGCGGCTGGGGCAGGGACTGGACCTGCGGGCCGGCCTCGAGGTCGAGGACGCCGCCTGGCGGTCCGTGGCCTTCTCCGGCGACCGGGCCGAGGGCGTCGCCGCGTTCAACGAGAAGCGGAAGCCCAGCTGGCCCGGCGAGTGA
- a CDS encoding adenylate/guanylate cyclase domain-containing protein, with the protein MTVDDTNSDDGAEPSSGPSVHSTPHHEVDHTAEPTDDPLAIRLESLILGADRRYTPFQAARTAGVSMDLASRFWRAMGFADIGQAKALTEADVLALRRLAGLVEAGLLSEPMAIQVARSTGQTTARLAEWQIDSFLAGLTEPPEPGMTRTEVTYPLIELLLPELQEFLVYVWRRQLAAATGRVVQTGDDEEMVDRRLAVGFADLVGFTRLTRRLEEEELGELVEAFETTSADLVAAHGGRLIKTLGDEVLFAADDAGTAGEIALRLVEAMAQDTTMPSLRVGIAFGTVTTRMGDVFGTTVNLASRLTSIAPKDAVLVDGAFAEELIRNGDAPASEAEEAAAAAERARLAEKEDRPGEEPPSPAYRFGLQPMWQRPVRGLGVVEPWLLARRGKAST; encoded by the coding sequence GTGACCGTCGACGACACGAACTCCGACGACGGCGCGGAGCCCTCGTCGGGACCGTCCGTCCACTCGACACCGCATCACGAGGTCGACCACACGGCCGAACCGACGGACGACCCGCTCGCCATCCGGCTGGAGTCCCTGATCCTGGGGGCCGACCGCCGCTACACGCCGTTCCAGGCGGCCAGGACCGCCGGGGTCTCCATGGACCTGGCGTCCAGGTTCTGGCGGGCGATGGGCTTCGCCGACATCGGGCAGGCCAAGGCGCTGACCGAGGCCGACGTCCTGGCGCTGCGCCGCCTCGCCGGTCTCGTGGAGGCCGGGCTGCTCAGCGAGCCGATGGCGATCCAGGTGGCCCGGTCGACCGGGCAGACCACGGCCCGGCTCGCGGAGTGGCAGATCGACTCGTTCCTGGCGGGGCTGACCGAGCCCCCCGAGCCCGGCATGACCCGCACCGAGGTCACGTATCCGCTGATCGAGCTGCTCCTGCCCGAGCTGCAGGAGTTCCTGGTCTACGTGTGGCGGCGCCAGCTCGCCGCCGCCACGGGGCGGGTCGTGCAGACCGGGGACGACGAGGAGATGGTCGACCGGCGGCTCGCCGTGGGCTTCGCCGACCTCGTCGGCTTCACCCGGCTGACCCGACGGCTGGAGGAGGAGGAGCTCGGCGAGCTGGTCGAGGCCTTCGAGACCACCTCGGCCGACCTGGTCGCCGCGCACGGCGGACGGCTCATCAAGACCCTGGGCGACGAGGTCCTCTTCGCCGCGGACGACGCGGGCACGGCGGGCGAGATAGCTCTCCGGCTTGTGGAGGCGATGGCCCAGGACACCACGATGCCCTCGCTGCGCGTCGGCATCGCGTTCGGCACGGTCACCACGCGCATGGGCGACGTGTTCGGTACGACGGTGAACCTGGCCAGCCGTCTCACGTCGATAGCGCCGAAGGACGCGGTGCTGGTCGACGGCGCCTTCGCCGAGGAGCTGATCAGGAACGGCGACGCCCCCGCCTCCGAGGCCGAGGAGGCCGCCGCTGCGGCCGAGCGGGCCAGGCTGGCGGAGAAGGAGGACCGCCCCGGCGAGGAGCCGCCGTCACCGGCGTACCGCTTCGGGCTGCAGCCGATGTGGCAGCGGCCGGTGCGCGGGCTGGGCGTGGTGGAGCCGTGGCTGCTGGCCCGGCGGGGCAAGGCGTCGACCTGA
- the hutH gene encoding histidine ammonia-lyase, whose protein sequence is MDMHTVVVGTSGTTAEDVVAVARQGARVELSAAAVEALSAAREIVDALAAKPEPVYGVSTGFGALASRHISPGLRAQLQRNIVRSHAAGMGPHVEREVVRALMFLRLKTLASGHTGVRPEVAQTMADVLNAGITPVVHEYGSLGCSGDLAPLSHCALALMGEGDAEGPDGTVRPAGELLAAHGITPVELREKEGLALLNGTDGMLGMLVMALADLKNLYTGADITAALSLEALLGTDRVLAPELHAIRPHPGQGVSADNMLRVLEGSGLTGHHQDDAPRVQDAYSVRCAPQVNGAGRDTLTHGRLVADRELASAVDNPVVLADGRVESNGNFHGAPVAYVLDFLAIVAADLGSITERRTDRLLDKNRSHGLPPFLADDAGVDSGLMIAQYTQAALVSELKRLAVPASVDSIPSSAMQEDHVSMGWSAARKLRTAVTGLARIVAVELYAATRAVELRAAEGLTPAPATQAVIAALRAAGVQGPGPDRFLAPDLAAADAFVREGKLVAAVEAVTGPLA, encoded by the coding sequence ATGGATATGCATACAGTCGTGGTGGGGACGTCCGGAACGACCGCCGAGGACGTCGTCGCCGTGGCCCGTCAGGGTGCCCGGGTCGAGCTCTCCGCAGCCGCAGTCGAGGCGCTCTCCGCCGCACGGGAGATCGTCGACGCCCTCGCCGCCAAGCCCGAGCCGGTCTACGGCGTCTCCACCGGCTTCGGGGCCCTGGCCAGCCGGCACATCAGCCCAGGTCTGCGGGCACAGTTGCAGCGCAACATCGTCCGCTCGCACGCGGCGGGCATGGGCCCCCACGTCGAGCGCGAGGTCGTCCGCGCGCTGATGTTCCTGCGGCTGAAGACGCTCGCCTCAGGTCACACCGGCGTACGCCCCGAGGTCGCGCAGACCATGGCCGACGTGCTCAACGCGGGCATCACCCCCGTCGTCCACGAATACGGCTCGCTCGGCTGCTCCGGCGACCTCGCCCCCCTCTCGCACTGTGCCCTGGCCCTGATGGGGGAGGGCGACGCGGAGGGGCCCGACGGCACCGTGCGGCCGGCCGGTGAACTCCTCGCGGCGCACGGCATCACCCCCGTCGAGCTGCGCGAGAAGGAGGGCCTCGCCCTCCTCAACGGCACCGACGGCATGCTCGGCATGCTCGTGATGGCCCTCGCGGACCTGAAGAACCTCTACACCGGCGCGGACATCACCGCCGCGCTCTCCCTGGAGGCGCTCCTCGGCACCGACCGGGTCCTCGCCCCCGAGCTGCACGCCATCCGCCCGCACCCCGGCCAGGGCGTCTCCGCCGACAACATGCTGCGGGTGCTCGAAGGGTCGGGCCTCACGGGTCACCACCAGGACGACGCCCCCCGGGTCCAGGACGCCTACTCCGTGCGCTGCGCACCCCAGGTCAACGGCGCCGGACGCGACACCCTCACGCACGGGCGGCTGGTCGCCGACCGCGAGCTGGCCTCGGCCGTGGACAACCCCGTGGTACTCGCGGACGGCAGGGTCGAGTCCAACGGCAACTTCCACGGCGCTCCCGTCGCCTACGTCCTCGACTTCCTGGCCATCGTCGCCGCCGACCTCGGCTCGATCACCGAGCGCCGCACGGACCGGCTGCTGGACAAGAACCGCTCGCACGGCCTTCCGCCGTTCCTCGCCGACGACGCCGGGGTGGACTCGGGGCTGATGATCGCCCAGTACACGCAGGCCGCCCTGGTCAGCGAGCTGAAGCGGCTCGCCGTACCGGCCTCCGTCGACTCGATCCCGTCCTCCGCGATGCAGGAGGACCACGTCTCCATGGGCTGGTCGGCCGCGCGGAAGCTCCGTACCGCCGTCACCGGTCTCGCGCGGATCGTGGCCGTCGAGCTGTACGCCGCCACGCGCGCCGTCGAGCTGCGGGCCGCCGAGGGGCTGACCCCCGCGCCCGCCACTCAGGCCGTCATCGCGGCGCTGCGCGCCGCGGGGGTCCAGGGCCCGGGCCCCGACCGCTTCCTCGCCCCGGACCTGGCCGCCGCCGACGCCTTCGTGCGGGAAGGGAAGCTGGTCGCGGCCGTGGAGGCGGTGACGGGCCCGCTGGCCTGA
- a CDS encoding Ig-like domain-containing protein: MEKRVMTDSKRRRGLMAASALLGGVLVLSACSDDGGTNSGASSDSSKTSQAQVDEAAAKDASEAQITIAPKNGATNASINNAAMVTVAKGKLTEVTMTTAEGDAVEGTLAADGSSWKPAGQLERSTTYKISATASDSKDREAHANSSFTTVSPENSFIGNFTPEDGSTVGVGMPVSINFNKAITNKKAVQDGIKVTSSSGQEVVGHWFNNQRLDLRPEDYWQGGSTVTLKLALDGVEGADGVVGVQQKTVTFKVGRNQVSTVDAKAHTMTVTQDGKTIKTIPISAGSSDNPTYNGQMVISEKFKETRMDGSTVGFTDDDGKGEYDIKDVPHAMRLSTSGTFIHGNYWGAKSIFGSANTSHGCVGLSDAKGADDPGTAGAWFYNNSMIGDVVIVKNSPDKTIAPDNGLNGWNMSWSEWTANAA; this comes from the coding sequence ATGGAGAAGCGTGTGATGACGGACAGCAAGCGGCGCAGGGGCCTCATGGCCGCGTCCGCACTGCTCGGCGGCGTGCTGGTGCTTTCTGCCTGCAGCGACGACGGCGGTACGAACTCGGGCGCGAGCTCCGACAGCTCGAAGACGTCACAGGCACAGGTCGACGAGGCGGCGGCCAAGGACGCCTCCGAGGCGCAGATAACGATCGCGCCGAAGAACGGTGCGACGAACGCGAGCATCAACAACGCCGCGATGGTCACCGTCGCCAAGGGCAAGCTGACCGAGGTCACCATGACCACGGCCGAGGGCGACGCCGTCGAGGGCACCCTCGCGGCCGACGGCTCCAGCTGGAAGCCCGCCGGCCAGCTCGAACGCTCGACGACGTACAAGATCAGTGCGACCGCGTCGGACTCCAAGGACCGTGAGGCGCACGCCAACAGCTCCTTCACGACCGTCTCGCCGGAGAACAGCTTCATCGGCAACTTCACCCCCGAGGACGGTTCCACCGTCGGCGTCGGCATGCCGGTCTCGATCAACTTCAACAAGGCGATCACCAACAAGAAGGCCGTCCAGGACGGCATCAAGGTGACGTCGAGCAGCGGCCAGGAAGTCGTCGGTCACTGGTTCAACAACCAGCGCCTCGACCTGCGCCCCGAGGACTACTGGCAGGGCGGCTCCACCGTCACGCTGAAGCTGGCGCTGGACGGCGTCGAGGGCGCCGACGGTGTCGTGGGCGTGCAGCAGAAGACGGTCACCTTCAAGGTCGGCCGCAACCAGGTCTCCACCGTGGACGCCAAGGCGCACACGATGACCGTCACCCAGGACGGCAAGACGATCAAGACCATCCCGATCTCCGCGGGATCCTCGGACAACCCGACGTACAACGGCCAGATGGTGATCTCCGAGAAGTTCAAGGAGACCCGCATGGACGGTTCGACGGTCGGCTTCACGGATGACGACGGCAAGGGTGAGTACGACATCAAGGACGTGCCGCACGCCATGCGGCTGTCCACGTCGGGCACCTTCATCCACGGCAACTACTGGGGCGCCAAGTCGATCTTCGGCAGCGCCAACACCAGCCACGGCTGTGTCGGCCTCTCCGACGCGAAGGGCGCCGACGACCCGGGCACGGCCGGTGCGTGGTTCTACAACAACTCCATGATCGGCGACGTGGTCATCGTCAAGAACTCCCCGGACAAGACCATCGCTCCCGACAACGGTCTCAACGGCTGGAACATGAGCTGGTCGGAGTGGACGGCGAACGCCGCCTGA
- a CDS encoding biotin--[acetyl-CoA-carboxylase] ligase, giving the protein MTPPDAPHNRWSDLDRPPLNATALRRGLLKPGGLWTSLDIVEATGSTNTDLAARAAGGGLAEGAVLVAEEQTAGRGRLDRSWTAPPRSGLFLSVHLTPGAVPVERWGWLPLLTGVAAATGLAQSAGVDMALKWPNDLLVTIGGTERKTGGILAERAGDGVVIGIGLNVSLRAAELPAPHAGSLALAGAVSTDRETLLRAVLRSLEQWYGRWRDANGDAAESGLQAAYAAGCATLDRTVRAELPGDRSLVGEAVAIDGDGRLVLATGDGLQEPVSAGDIVHLRGEEGGLT; this is encoded by the coding sequence ATGACTCCTCCCGATGCGCCGCACAACCGCTGGTCGGACCTCGACAGGCCGCCCCTGAACGCCACGGCGCTCCGCCGGGGGCTGCTGAAACCAGGCGGCCTGTGGACCTCGCTCGACATCGTCGAGGCGACCGGCTCCACCAACACCGACCTCGCGGCACGGGCCGCCGGCGGCGGCCTGGCCGAGGGCGCGGTGCTGGTCGCGGAGGAGCAGACCGCGGGCCGCGGGCGTCTCGACCGGAGCTGGACGGCTCCGCCCCGCTCGGGCCTCTTCCTCTCGGTCCACCTGACCCCCGGCGCCGTGCCCGTCGAGCGGTGGGGATGGCTGCCGCTGCTGACCGGCGTCGCGGCCGCCACGGGCCTCGCGCAGTCGGCGGGCGTGGACATGGCGCTGAAATGGCCCAACGACCTCCTGGTGACGATCGGCGGCACGGAACGCAAGACCGGCGGCATCCTCGCCGAGCGCGCCGGGGACGGCGTCGTCATCGGCATCGGCCTCAACGTGTCGCTGCGGGCGGCCGAGCTGCCCGCCCCGCACGCCGGTTCGCTGGCGCTCGCCGGAGCCGTCTCCACCGACCGCGAGACCCTGCTCCGGGCCGTCCTGCGGTCACTGGAACAGTGGTACGGCCGATGGCGCGACGCGAACGGCGACGCGGCCGAGAGCGGGCTCCAGGCGGCCTACGCGGCGGGCTGCGCCACGCTCGACCGGACCGTGCGGGCCGAGCTGCCCGGCGACCGGTCCCTCGTCGGCGAGGCCGTCGCGATCGACGGCGACGGTCGGCTCGTGCTGGCCACGGGCGACGGGCTCCAGGAACCCGTGTCGGCCGGCGACATCGTCCACCTGCGCGGGGAGGAGGGCGGTCTCACCTGA